Proteins encoded by one window of Sphingosinicella sp. BN140058:
- the hmgA gene encoding homogentisate 1,2-dioxygenase: MSSHPGYMSGFGNHFASEAVPGALPVGRNSPQKPAFGLYAEQLSGTAFTAPRAENRRSWLYRLRPSAEHPPYRRYEGAALFAPGTADEPIAPNRLRWNPLDWPEQPQDLLDSLVTMVANKDPADLSGVAVHIYRAARDMDRYFFDADGELLFIPQEGRLSLLTEMGRLDIAPGEIALVPRGVRFRARLPDGQARGYVAENHGALFRLPDLGPIGSNGLANPRDFLTPVAAFEDQDGEIELVQKHMGSLWTTTLDHSPLDVVAWHGNLAPWKYDLSRFNTIGTVSFDHPDPSIFTVLTSPSETPGRANADFVIFPPRWMVAEDTFRPPWFHRNVMSECMGLIHGAYDAKADGFAPGALSLHNLMAGHGPDVASWRGASEADLKPHKIEGTMAFMVESCWPFRPTRFALDTPALQRDYDQAWGGFPKAQLPPSPL; this comes from the coding sequence ATGAGCAGTCACCCCGGCTACATGAGCGGCTTCGGCAACCATTTCGCCTCCGAGGCGGTGCCCGGCGCCTTGCCGGTCGGGCGCAATTCGCCGCAGAAACCCGCCTTCGGCCTCTATGCCGAGCAGCTCTCCGGCACCGCCTTTACCGCCCCGCGCGCCGAGAACCGCCGCTCCTGGCTTTATCGCCTGCGCCCGTCCGCCGAGCATCCGCCCTATCGCCGCTACGAGGGCGCAGCCCTCTTCGCCCCCGGCACCGCCGACGAACCGATCGCGCCCAACCGCCTGCGCTGGAACCCGCTCGACTGGCCCGAGCAGCCGCAGGATCTGCTCGACTCGCTGGTGACGATGGTCGCCAACAAGGATCCGGCCGATCTCTCCGGAGTCGCCGTTCACATCTACCGCGCCGCCCGCGACATGGACCGCTATTTCTTCGACGCCGACGGCGAATTGCTGTTCATCCCACAGGAAGGCCGGCTGAGCCTCCTCACCGAAATGGGGCGCCTCGACATCGCGCCCGGCGAGATCGCCTTGGTCCCCCGCGGCGTCCGTTTCCGCGCCCGCCTCCCCGACGGCCAGGCGCGCGGCTATGTCGCCGAGAACCACGGCGCCCTGTTCCGCCTGCCCGATCTCGGCCCGATCGGCTCCAACGGCCTCGCCAACCCGCGCGATTTCCTCACCCCCGTCGCCGCCTTCGAGGACCAGGATGGCGAGATCGAGCTCGTCCAGAAGCATATGGGCAGCCTGTGGACGACCACGCTCGATCACAGCCCGCTCGACGTCGTCGCCTGGCACGGCAATCTCGCGCCGTGGAAATATGATCTCTCCCGCTTCAACACGATCGGCACGGTCAGCTTCGACCATCCCGATCCGTCGATCTTCACCGTTCTCACCAGCCCGTCCGAAACACCGGGCCGCGCCAATGCCGATTTCGTCATCTTCCCGCCGCGCTGGATGGTTGCCGAGGACACGTTCCGGCCGCCCTGGTTCCACCGGAACGTGATGAGCGAATGCATGGGCCTGATCCACGGCGCCTACGATGCCAAGGCGGACGGCTTCGCGCCGGGCGCCTTGTCGCTGCACAACCTTATGGCCGGCCACGGCCCCGACGTCGCCAGCTGGCGCGGCGCGTCGGAGGCGGACCTCAAGCCGCACAAGATCGAAGGCACGATGGCGTTCATGGTCGAAAGCTGCTGGCCCTTCCGCCCCACCCGCTTCGCCCTCGACACCCCCGCCCTCCAGCGCGACTACGACCAGGCCTGGGGCGGCTTTCCAAAAGCCCAGCTTCCCCCCTCTCCCCTTTAG
- the gorA gene encoding glutathione-disulfide reductase: MTYDYDLFVIGAGSGGVRAARVSAAYGARVAVAEEHKVGGTCVIRGCVPKKLLVYGAHFAEDLADARRFGWDVPKCDFHWPTLRDNVLAEVDRIGGLYAETLERHKVEILRQRATVSGPNQVTLADGRTVTARTILIAVGATPVIPNFPGAEHGITSNDAFHLEALPKRVVIAGAGYIANEFAGIFHEFGAHVTLVNRSDVILRGYDETIRDRLLTISMMKGIEFKFHAAFEQVEKQEDGSLRIQMTNCEPVEADLLMFAVGRRPNTDGLGLESAGVKLDDHGAIVVDADNRSTVDSIYAVGDVTNRVQLTPVAIREGQAFADTLFGNKPTRVDYENIPSAVFSHPPMAGVGLTEGQARNKIGSIKTYTADFRPMKNVLAGRNERALYKMIVDAQTDEVVGLHMIGPDAPEILQAAAIAVKAKLKKSQFDEVVALHPTMAEELVLMK; encoded by the coding sequence ATGACCTACGATTATGATCTCTTCGTCATCGGCGCCGGCTCGGGCGGCGTCCGCGCCGCGCGCGTCTCCGCGGCTTATGGCGCGCGCGTCGCCGTCGCCGAGGAGCACAAGGTCGGCGGCACCTGCGTGATCCGGGGCTGCGTCCCCAAGAAGCTGCTCGTCTACGGCGCCCACTTCGCCGAGGATCTCGCCGACGCCCGCCGCTTCGGCTGGGACGTGCCCAAATGCGATTTCCATTGGCCGACCTTGCGCGACAACGTCCTCGCCGAGGTCGACCGCATCGGCGGCCTTTATGCCGAGACTCTCGAGCGCCACAAGGTCGAGATCCTGCGCCAGCGCGCCACCGTCTCCGGCCCCAACCAGGTGACGCTGGCCGACGGCCGCACGGTCACCGCCAGGACGATCCTGATCGCGGTCGGCGCCACCCCGGTGATCCCGAACTTCCCCGGCGCCGAGCACGGCATCACCTCCAACGACGCCTTTCACCTGGAGGCGTTGCCGAAACGGGTGGTGATTGCCGGCGCCGGCTACATCGCCAATGAATTCGCCGGCATCTTCCACGAATTCGGCGCCCACGTCACCCTGGTCAATCGGAGCGACGTGATCCTGCGCGGCTATGACGAGACGATCCGCGATCGCCTGCTCACCATCTCGATGATGAAGGGCATCGAATTCAAGTTCCACGCCGCCTTCGAGCAGGTCGAGAAGCAGGAGGACGGCAGCTTGCGCATCCAGATGACCAATTGCGAGCCGGTCGAAGCCGATCTCCTGATGTTCGCCGTCGGCCGCCGCCCCAACACCGACGGGCTCGGCCTGGAGAGCGCCGGGGTCAAGCTCGACGATCATGGCGCGATCGTCGTCGATGCCGACAATCGCTCGACCGTCGACAGCATCTACGCGGTCGGCGACGTCACCAACCGGGTCCAGCTCACCCCGGTCGCGATCCGCGAGGGCCAGGCCTTTGCCGACACATTGTTCGGCAACAAGCCGACCCGGGTCGATTACGAGAATATCCCCTCGGCCGTGTTCAGCCACCCGCCGATGGCCGGAGTCGGCCTGACCGAGGGGCAGGCGCGCAACAAGATCGGCTCGATCAAGACCTACACCGCCGATTTCCGCCCGATGAAGAACGTCCTCGCCGGCCGCAACGAGCGCGCGCTCTACAAGATGATCGTCGACGCCCAGACCGACGAGGTCGTCGGCCTCCACATGATCGGTCCCGACGCCCCCGAAATCCTCCAGGCCGCCGCGATCGCAGTCAAGGCGAAGCTGAAGAAGAGCCAGTTCGACGAGGTCGTCGCCCTCCACCCGACCATGGCCGAAGAACTGGTGCTGATGAAATAG
- the pgi gene encoding glucose-6-phosphate isomerase, with the protein MSAWTSVEQLEAKTLKALFAAEDDRLQRFTLEEAGIRFDFSKTHLSTQAIAAFERLAEARDLAGAREALFFGAEVNPTEGRAAEHSAERGQGAPESVARSASFHARMRALIDAIEADAFGPIRHILHIGIGGSALGPDFLIDALGRDADRYEAKIVSNVDGSALEEAVAGFDPHATVIAVASKTFTTMETLLNTRSALAWMEQGGVSDPYGRVIALTAAPEKAVEFGVDETRILPFSETVGGRYSLWSSIGFPAALALGWEAFEQLLEGAAAMDRHFRLAPLHRNAPVLAAFHDRYYANVRKAQTRAVFAYDERLRLLPSYLQQLEMESNGKSVTLDGAPVGRETSLITWGGVGTDAQHAVFQLLHQGTHLVPVEFVAAVEPGHALDDEHHRQLLINCFAQGAALMAGKGSDDPHRNYPGDRPSTTILLDRVDPFTVGALLAFYEQRTFVNAVLLGINPFDQFGVELGKAMAKAIDNGEDLGFDPSTKALMARAFDE; encoded by the coding sequence ATGAGTGCGTGGACGTCCGTGGAGCAGCTCGAAGCGAAGACGCTGAAGGCGCTGTTCGCTGCCGAGGACGATCGCCTGCAGCGTTTCACGCTCGAGGAAGCCGGCATCCGCTTCGATTTCTCCAAGACCCATCTCTCCACTCAGGCGATCGCCGCCTTCGAGCGGCTCGCCGAAGCCCGGGATCTCGCCGGCGCCCGCGAAGCGCTGTTTTTCGGCGCCGAGGTCAACCCGACCGAGGGCCGCGCCGCCGAGCATAGCGCCGAGCGGGGCCAGGGCGCGCCGGAGAGCGTCGCGCGGTCGGCCTCGTTCCACGCCCGCATGCGCGCGCTGATCGATGCGATCGAGGCGGACGCGTTCGGCCCCATTCGGCACATCCTCCACATCGGCATCGGCGGCTCGGCGCTCGGGCCCGATTTCCTGATCGACGCTTTGGGCCGCGATGCCGACCGTTACGAGGCGAAGATCGTCTCCAACGTCGACGGCAGCGCGCTCGAGGAAGCGGTCGCCGGCTTCGATCCGCACGCGACCGTGATCGCCGTCGCGTCCAAGACCTTCACCACCATGGAGACCCTGCTCAACACCCGCTCGGCGCTCGCCTGGATGGAGCAAGGCGGCGTGTCCGATCCCTACGGCCGGGTGATCGCGCTCACCGCCGCCCCGGAGAAGGCGGTCGAGTTCGGCGTCGACGAGACCCGGATCCTGCCGTTTTCCGAGACGGTCGGCGGCCGCTATTCGCTCTGGTCCTCGATCGGTTTTCCGGCCGCGCTCGCGCTCGGCTGGGAAGCGTTCGAGCAATTGCTCGAAGGCGCGGCGGCGATGGACCGCCACTTCCGGCTCGCGCCGCTGCACCGCAACGCGCCCGTCCTCGCCGCCTTCCACGACCGCTATTACGCCAACGTCCGCAAGGCCCAGACCCGCGCCGTCTTCGCCTATGACGAGCGCCTTCGCCTGCTCCCCTCCTACCTCCAGCAGCTGGAAATGGAATCGAACGGCAAGTCGGTGACGCTCGACGGCGCACCCGTGGGCCGCGAGACCTCGCTGATCACCTGGGGCGGGGTCGGCACCGATGCCCAGCACGCCGTCTTCCAGCTTCTCCACCAGGGCACCCATCTCGTGCCGGTCGAGTTCGTCGCCGCGGTCGAGCCGGGCCACGCGCTCGACGACGAGCATCACCGCCAGCTGCTGATCAACTGCTTCGCGCAAGGGGCGGCTCTGATGGCCGGCAAGGGCAGCGACGATCCGCACCGCAATTATCCCGGCGACCGCCCGTCGACGACGATCCTGCTCGACCGCGTCGATCCGTTCACCGTCGGCGCCCTGCTCGCTTTCTACGAGCAGCGCACCTTCGTGAACGCGGTGCTGCTCGGCATCAATCCGTTCGACCAGTTCGGTGTCGAGCTCGGCAAGGCGATGGCCAAGGCGATCGACAATGGCGAGGATCTCGGCTTCGATCCGTCGACCAAGGCGCTGATGGCCCGCGCCTTCGACGAGTGA
- the lepB gene encoding signal peptidase I, which translates to MATKSKSANGKNGGVGETTRFLLLLFLFALLLRTFVVTPFVIPSGSMLPRVMIGEYLFVAKWPYGFSRYALPFVAPDLKGRFLGGEPERGDVIVFRYPGSDDDWVKRLIGLPGDTIQMRAGQVILNGKAVPKVRIADYLMERTPNSPCRYVVQQAELPTVTEDGRTYCRYVRYRETLPGGRSYEVLDQWRGEGDDTGVYTVPPGHYFMMGDNRDDSADSRYPLAREGIGFLPRDNLIGRALIVFFSTDGSASWAKPWTWFTAARWERIGGTF; encoded by the coding sequence ATGGCGACCAAGTCCAAGTCAGCGAACGGGAAAAACGGCGGCGTCGGCGAGACCACCCGCTTTCTCCTGTTGCTGTTCCTCTTCGCATTGCTGCTGCGAACCTTCGTGGTGACTCCGTTCGTCATCCCGTCGGGATCGATGCTGCCGCGGGTGATGATCGGCGAATATCTGTTCGTGGCGAAATGGCCGTACGGCTTCTCACGCTACGCGCTGCCCTTCGTCGCCCCCGATCTCAAGGGGCGGTTTCTCGGCGGCGAGCCCGAGAGGGGCGACGTGATCGTCTTCCGCTATCCCGGCAGCGACGACGATTGGGTGAAGAGGCTGATCGGTCTGCCCGGCGACACCATTCAGATGCGCGCCGGCCAGGTGATTCTCAACGGCAAGGCGGTGCCGAAGGTGCGGATCGCCGATTATCTGATGGAGCGGACCCCCAACAGCCCTTGCCGCTACGTCGTCCAGCAGGCGGAGCTGCCGACCGTCACCGAGGACGGCAGGACCTATTGCCGCTATGTGCGCTACCGCGAGACGCTGCCGGGCGGCCGCTCCTACGAAGTGCTCGACCAGTGGCGCGGCGAGGGCGACGACACCGGCGTCTATACGGTGCCGCCCGGCCATTATTTCATGATGGGCGACAATCGCGACGACAGCGCCGACAGCCGCTACCCGCTGGCGCGCGAGGGGATCGGCTTCCTTCCGCGCGACAATCTGATCGGCCGGGCGCTGATCGTCTTCTTCTCGACCGACGGCAGCGCCTCGTGGGCAAAGCCGTGGACCTGGTTCACCGCCGCCCGCTGGGAGCGGATCGGAGGCACCTTCTGA
- the rnc gene encoding ribonuclease III: MENVAQWVKRVLGHDARDPALFERALTHSSLGEDHYERLEFLGDRVLGLAIASWLYELFPNEPEGKLSRRLNALVDRDSCAEVARELGVASQLRLGKQAREDGASESENVLGDITESLIGALYLEAGYESAAAFVRRAWDDKVSTRDKAPKHPKSALQEWAAANNRKPPVYQLADRQGPHHAPTFVVEVEIRGVGTASAEGTSKQEAEKAAAAKLMEQLK, encoded by the coding sequence ATGGAAAATGTGGCGCAATGGGTGAAACGGGTGCTCGGCCACGACGCCAGGGATCCGGCCTTGTTCGAGCGGGCGCTGACCCATTCGAGCCTCGGCGAGGACCATTATGAGCGACTCGAATTTCTCGGCGACCGGGTGCTCGGCCTGGCGATCGCGAGCTGGCTCTACGAACTGTTTCCGAACGAGCCGGAAGGCAAATTGTCGCGGCGGCTGAACGCCCTCGTCGACCGCGACAGCTGCGCCGAAGTGGCGCGCGAACTCGGCGTCGCCAGCCAGCTTCGCCTCGGCAAGCAGGCCCGCGAGGACGGCGCGTCCGAGAGCGAGAACGTGCTCGGCGACATCACCGAGAGCCTGATCGGCGCGCTCTATCTGGAGGCCGGCTACGAAAGTGCCGCGGCGTTCGTCCGCCGCGCCTGGGACGACAAGGTCAGCACCCGCGACAAGGCGCCCAAGCATCCCAAGTCGGCGCTGCAGGAATGGGCGGCGGCGAACAACCGCAAGCCGCCGGTCTACCAGCTCGCCGATCGCCAAGGGCCGCATCATGCGCCGACCTTCGTCGTCGAGGTCGAGATACGTGGCGTCGGAACCGCAAGCGCCGAAGGAACGTCCAAGCAGGAGGCGGAGAAGGCCGCCGCCGCGAAATTGATGGAGCAATTGAAGTGA
- the era gene encoding GTPase Era — protein MTEKCGAIAVVGAPNAGKSTLVNALVGQKVAIVSPKAQTTRVRMMGIAIHEQSQILLLDTPGIFEPKRRLDRAMVAAAWNGAQDADLIALVIDSERGFSKRLEEMLERLKERREPKFLVLNKVDVTKKESLLALAAQLNERLAFEEIFFVSATTGDGVPALKAALASRMPEGPWHFPEDQVSDATDRMLAAEVTREQLYLQLHAELPYESAIETEKFEERKDGSAAIHQQILVARDSQKAIVLGKGGTRIRAIGEAARKELSELLGRKVHLFLHVKVHPKWEEDRGLYREIGLDWVE, from the coding sequence GTGACCGAGAAATGCGGCGCGATCGCCGTGGTCGGCGCGCCCAATGCGGGCAAGTCGACCCTGGTGAATGCCCTGGTCGGCCAGAAGGTGGCGATCGTCAGCCCCAAGGCGCAGACCACGCGGGTCAGGATGATGGGCATCGCCATCCACGAGCAGAGCCAGATCCTGCTGCTCGACACGCCCGGGATCTTCGAGCCCAAGCGCCGGCTGGACCGAGCGATGGTCGCGGCCGCCTGGAACGGCGCCCAGGATGCCGATCTGATCGCCCTGGTGATCGATTCCGAGCGCGGCTTTTCCAAGCGGCTCGAAGAGATGCTCGAGCGCTTGAAGGAGCGGCGCGAGCCCAAATTCCTGGTGCTGAACAAGGTCGACGTGACCAAGAAGGAATCGTTGCTGGCGCTCGCGGCACAGCTCAACGAGCGGCTGGCGTTCGAGGAGATCTTCTTCGTCTCGGCGACCACCGGCGACGGCGTGCCGGCCCTGAAGGCGGCGCTGGCGTCACGGATGCCGGAGGGGCCGTGGCATTTCCCCGAGGACCAGGTGTCCGACGCCACCGACCGAATGCTCGCCGCCGAAGTCACCCGCGAGCAGCTCTACCTGCAGCTCCACGCCGAACTGCCCTATGAGAGCGCGATCGAGACCGAGAAGTTCGAGGAGCGCAAGGACGGATCGGCCGCGATCCACCAGCAGATCCTGGTCGCGCGCGACAGCCAGAAGGCGATCGTGCTCGGCAAGGGCGGCACCCGAATCCGCGCGATCGGCGAGGCCGCCCGCAAAGAGTTGTCGGAGCTGCTCGGCCGCAAGGTCCACCTCTTCCTCCACGTCAAGGTCCACCCCAAGTGGGAGGAGGATCGCGGCCTCTATCGCGAGATCGGGCTCGACTGGGTGGAGTGA
- a CDS encoding type II toxin-antitoxin system RelE/ParE family toxin has product MARRLEFTRKASADIEGIWAYTSRRWGAEQAQRYVSTIRDRCRALAGGEFPATQVDVGGRLFLKLRAGSHVIFGLETEAMFLVVRILHVRQDPDTGFA; this is encoded by the coding sequence GTGGCGCGGCGGCTTGAATTCACCCGCAAAGCCAGCGCGGACATTGAAGGAATCTGGGCATATACGAGCCGGCGATGGGGAGCCGAGCAGGCGCAACGTTACGTGAGCACGATCCGGGACCGCTGCCGTGCACTGGCAGGTGGCGAGTTCCCCGCTACGCAAGTGGACGTCGGCGGCAGGCTGTTCCTCAAGTTACGAGCGGGTTCACATGTCATCTTCGGTCTCGAGACAGAGGCCATGTTCCTCGTCGTGCGGATCCTTCACGTCCGGCAGGATCCGGACACCGGCTTCGCCTAG
- a CDS encoding type II toxin-antitoxin system ParD family antitoxin: MPKNTSVSLSDHFDRFIAEQVKAGHYGSASEVVRDGLRLLEERQIRMQALRAELQAGLDSGIAEEFDIDEWLAEKTSETPRPRSPQAVPA, from the coding sequence ATGCCGAAGAACACGTCGGTAAGCCTCAGCGATCACTTTGATCGCTTCATTGCGGAACAGGTGAAGGCGGGTCACTACGGTTCAGCGAGCGAGGTCGTCCGCGACGGCCTCCGATTGTTGGAGGAGCGTCAGATCCGCATGCAGGCGCTGAGGGCTGAGCTCCAGGCCGGCTTGGACAGTGGAATCGCGGAAGAGTTCGACATCGACGAGTGGCTTGCGGAGAAGACCAGCGAGACCCCCAGACCAAGATCGCCTCAGGCTGTACCAGCCTGA
- the katG gene encoding catalase/peroxidase HPI: protein MDAKTGDMGCPVGKPTTVRSLLGRTNRDWWPEQLPLDILHQGGLSPDPMGADFDYASAFKALDYDAIKADLRALMTDSKSWWPADYGHYGPLFIRMAWHAAGTYRTADGRGGANSGQQRFAPLNSWPDNGNLDKARRLLWPIKQKYGKNISWADLFILTGNVAIESMGGPVFGFGGGRKDVFEAERDIYWGSEEQFVGHPDNKTRIIPEEQLELEHPLAAIQMGLIYVNPEGPGGDPDPLGSARDIKITFERMAMNHEETVALTAGGHTFGKAHGAGDPSLVDAAPEAADITLQGLGWASAHESGYGEHTITSGIEGAWVNTPTEWSENYFRLLLDYEYELVRSPAGAKQWQPINQKPEDMAPAAHDPSKRVPTMMTTADMALKVDPEFRKISEKFRNDHEAFKDAFARAWFKLTHRDMGPKVRYLGPEVPEEDLIWQDPVPAGTKPSDADVAAFKAKILDAGFSVGQLVKTAWASASTYRRSDHRGGANGARIRLAPQKDWAVNEPEELSRILATIDDLRGSLSVADAIVLAGTAAVEKAARDAGFQVEVPFTGGRGDATQEWTDADSFAVMEPVAEGFRNYLKTKHSVRTEELLIDRASLLGLSVPEAAVLLGGLRVLGANHKDAPEGVFTQRKGQLTNDFFVNLLDNDTFWQVIDESADEEFIGYDRGGRQEKWRATRTDLIFGANSQLRATAEVYAERGNEEKFVRDFVAAWTKVMNADRFDVPQNPDSVEPIGIAEPAAV, encoded by the coding sequence ATGGACGCAAAAACCGGTGATATGGGCTGCCCGGTCGGAAAACCGACGACGGTGCGCTCGCTGCTCGGCCGCACGAACCGCGACTGGTGGCCGGAGCAGCTGCCGCTCGACATCCTTCACCAGGGCGGGCTCTCGCCCGATCCGATGGGCGCCGACTTCGATTATGCCTCGGCCTTCAAGGCGCTCGATTACGACGCGATCAAGGCGGATTTGCGCGCGCTGATGACCGACAGCAAATCCTGGTGGCCGGCCGATTACGGCCATTACGGGCCCTTGTTCATCCGCATGGCCTGGCACGCCGCCGGCACCTACCGCACCGCCGATGGACGCGGCGGCGCGAATAGCGGCCAGCAGCGCTTCGCCCCGCTCAACAGCTGGCCGGACAACGGCAACCTCGACAAGGCGCGGCGCCTGTTGTGGCCGATCAAGCAGAAATACGGGAAGAATATCAGCTGGGCCGACCTGTTCATCCTCACCGGCAACGTCGCCATCGAATCGATGGGCGGCCCGGTGTTCGGCTTCGGCGGCGGCCGCAAGGACGTGTTCGAGGCCGAGCGGGACATCTATTGGGGCTCCGAGGAGCAGTTCGTCGGCCACCCGGACAACAAGACCCGGATCATCCCCGAGGAGCAGCTGGAGCTTGAGCATCCGCTCGCTGCGATCCAGATGGGTCTCATCTACGTCAATCCCGAAGGCCCCGGCGGCGATCCCGATCCGCTCGGCTCCGCCCGCGACATCAAGATCACGTTCGAGCGGATGGCGATGAACCACGAGGAGACGGTGGCGCTGACCGCCGGCGGCCATACCTTCGGCAAGGCGCACGGTGCCGGCGATCCGAGCCTCGTCGACGCCGCGCCGGAAGCCGCCGACATCACGCTCCAAGGCCTGGGCTGGGCGAGCGCGCACGAGAGCGGCTATGGCGAACATACCATCACCAGCGGCATCGAGGGCGCCTGGGTGAACACGCCCACCGAGTGGTCCGAGAATTACTTCCGGCTGCTGCTCGACTATGAATATGAGCTGGTGCGGAGCCCGGCCGGCGCCAAGCAGTGGCAGCCGATCAACCAGAAGCCCGAGGACATGGCGCCGGCGGCGCACGATCCGTCCAAGCGCGTGCCGACGATGATGACGACGGCCGACATGGCGCTGAAGGTCGATCCGGAATTCCGCAAGATCTCGGAGAAGTTCCGCAACGACCATGAAGCGTTCAAGGACGCCTTCGCTCGCGCCTGGTTCAAGCTCACCCACCGCGACATGGGACCAAAGGTCCGCTATCTCGGGCCCGAAGTTCCGGAGGAGGATCTGATCTGGCAGGATCCGGTGCCCGCCGGCACCAAGCCGTCCGATGCCGATGTCGCGGCGTTCAAGGCGAAGATCCTCGACGCCGGTTTCAGCGTCGGCCAGCTGGTCAAGACCGCCTGGGCCTCCGCCTCGACCTATCGCCGCTCCGATCATCGCGGCGGCGCCAACGGTGCCCGCATCCGCCTTGCGCCGCAGAAGGACTGGGCGGTCAACGAGCCGGAAGAGCTTTCGCGCATCCTCGCCACGATCGACGACCTGCGCGGGTCGCTCTCCGTCGCCGACGCAATCGTGCTCGCCGGCACCGCGGCGGTCGAGAAGGCGGCGCGCGATGCCGGCTTCCAGGTCGAGGTACCGTTTACCGGCGGCCGCGGCGATGCGACCCAGGAGTGGACCGATGCCGACAGCTTCGCGGTGATGGAGCCGGTGGCCGAGGGCTTCCGCAACTACCTCAAGACCAAGCATTCGGTCCGCACCGAAGAGCTGCTGATCGACCGCGCCTCTCTGCTAGGCCTGTCGGTGCCTGAAGCGGCGGTCCTGCTCGGCGGTCTGCGCGTCCTCGGCGCCAACCACAAGGATGCGCCGGAAGGCGTGTTCACCCAGCGCAAGGGACAGCTGACCAACGACTTCTTCGTCAACCTGCTCGACAACGACACCTTCTGGCAGGTGATCGACGAGTCGGCGGACGAAGAGTTTATCGGCTACGACCGGGGCGGCCGGCAGGAGAAGTGGCGGGCCACCCGCACCGATCTCATCTTCGGCGCCAACAGCCAGCTTCGCGCCACCGCCGAAGTTTATGCCGAGCGCGGCAACGAGGAGAAGTTCGTCCGCGACTTCGTCGCCGCCTGGACCAAGGTGATGAACGCCGATCGATTCGACGTGCCCCAAAATCCGGACAGCGTCGAACCGATCGGAATCGCCGAACCGGCGGCGGTTTGA
- a CDS encoding NAD-dependent deacylase, producing MHQREIHNVVILTGAGISAESGLATFRGPDGLWEGHRIEDVATPEAFARDPDLVQAFYDARRARLKAVEPNSAHQALARLEAEWPGKLLLVTQNVDDLHERAGAAGVLHMHGQLTSAWCLACDHRVPWTKDLADNPPCPVCNVSGSLRPDIVWFGEMPYQMDRIDAALRDADLFVSIGTSGAVYPAAGFVQTARYCGAQTLEINLEPSLGSVYFQKSRTGPASALVPAWVEEMLAGN from the coding sequence ATGCACCAGCGAGAGATCCACAACGTCGTCATCCTTACCGGGGCGGGCATTTCCGCCGAAAGCGGTCTCGCCACCTTCCGCGGTCCGGACGGTCTGTGGGAGGGCCATCGCATCGAAGACGTGGCGACTCCTGAGGCGTTTGCGCGCGATCCCGACCTCGTCCAGGCCTTCTACGATGCCCGTCGCGCACGGCTGAAGGCGGTGGAGCCGAACTCGGCTCACCAGGCCCTCGCCAGGCTCGAAGCCGAGTGGCCGGGCAAGCTGCTTCTCGTCACCCAGAATGTCGACGATCTCCACGAACGCGCCGGCGCTGCGGGAGTGCTCCACATGCACGGCCAGCTCACCTCCGCCTGGTGCCTCGCCTGCGACCATCGTGTGCCGTGGACGAAGGATCTGGCGGACAATCCGCCCTGCCCCGTCTGCAACGTGTCGGGTTCCCTGCGCCCGGACATCGTCTGGTTCGGCGAGATGCCCTATCAGATGGACCGGATCGACGCCGCTCTGCGCGACGCCGATTTGTTCGTCTCGATCGGTACCTCGGGCGCCGTCTACCCGGCCGCCGGCTTCGTCCAGACCGCCCGCTACTGCGGCGCCCAGACTCTGGAAATCAATCTCGAGCCAAGCCTCGGCAGCGTCTACTTCCAAAAAAGCCGAACCGGACCGGCAAGCGCGCTCGTGCCGGCCTGGGTCGAGGAGATGCTCGCGGGAAATTGA
- a CDS encoding response regulator transcription factor, with the protein MSDPNTDAATIHILDDDESLRTALDSLFRSVGLRTHGYGSVAEFLDTPAQPGPGCLLLDVRLPGTSGLDFQARLAEHAITLPVILMTGHGDIQMTVRAMKAGAVDFLAKPFRDQDVLDAVAEALARDRTQREGAARSAGLRARYDALTPREREVMAAVTAGKMNKQVAGALGLSEITIKIHRGSAMRKMGARTLADLVRMAEALGLQAEQPPAC; encoded by the coding sequence GTGTCCGATCCCAACACCGACGCGGCGACGATCCACATTCTCGACGACGACGAGTCGTTGCGGACGGCGCTCGACAGTCTGTTCCGGTCGGTGGGTCTGCGCACCCACGGTTATGGATCGGTCGCCGAGTTTCTGGACACGCCGGCGCAGCCCGGGCCGGGATGCCTGTTGCTCGACGTCCGCCTGCCTGGAACGAGCGGGCTCGATTTCCAGGCCCGGCTTGCGGAGCATGCGATCACGCTGCCGGTGATCCTGATGACGGGTCATGGCGACATCCAGATGACGGTGCGCGCGATGAAGGCGGGCGCCGTCGATTTCCTCGCCAAGCCGTTCCGCGATCAGGACGTGCTCGACGCAGTTGCGGAGGCGCTGGCGCGCGATCGGACGCAGCGGGAGGGCGCGGCGCGGTCGGCGGGGCTGCGCGCCCGCTACGACGCATTGACTCCGCGCGAGCGCGAAGTGATGGCCGCGGTGACCGCCGGCAAGATGAACAAGCAGGTTGCCGGTGCGCTTGGTCTCAGCGAGATCACGATCAAGATCCATCGCGGCTCGGCGATGCGCAAGATGGGTGCGCGGACGCTCGCCGATCTCGTCCGGATGGCCGAGGCGCTCGGCCTGCAGGCGGAGCAGCCGCCGGCCTGCTGA